Proteins from one Salinispora arenicola genomic window:
- a CDS encoding roadblock/LC7 domain-containing protein, translated as MMLQPTRQNVDLDWLLDELVKRVPPARHAVVLSADGLLLGASAGQERADAEHLCALASGLSSLARGTSRHVTGGAVRQTVVEMESAFLFVTAAAQGTCLAVVSDADADIGLVAYEMAMLVTRVGESLSIPARPTAGASDAG; from the coding sequence GTGATGCTGCAACCTACTAGGCAGAATGTCGATCTCGACTGGTTGCTCGACGAACTGGTAAAGCGGGTGCCACCCGCCCGGCATGCGGTGGTGCTCTCGGCCGACGGGCTGCTGCTGGGGGCGTCCGCCGGCCAGGAACGCGCTGACGCGGAGCACCTGTGTGCCCTCGCCTCCGGCCTCTCCAGCCTGGCTCGGGGTACGAGCCGGCATGTGACCGGCGGTGCGGTCCGGCAGACTGTTGTCGAGATGGAGTCGGCATTCCTGTTCGTGACGGCGGCTGCGCAGGGCACCTGCCTTGCCGTGGTCAGTGACGCGGATGCCGATATCGGACTGGTGGCGTACGAGATGGCGATGTTGGTGACCCGGGTGGGGGAGTCGTTGAGCATCCCGGCCCGGCCGACGGCGGGCGCGAGCGATGCGGGCTGA
- a CDS encoding DUF742 domain-containing protein, translated as MRAEAGMPHEWLDDDAGPVVRPYTLTGGRVRATGGFDLVAYVLADRDAQPAAHHDLHPEHRRLVALAARPVPVAELATGLDLAVGVVRVLLGDLVDRGLVTVHQPSAAPYLPDNDILKAVVSGLRAL; from the coding sequence ATGCGGGCTGAGGCGGGCATGCCGCACGAGTGGCTGGACGACGACGCTGGTCCGGTGGTGCGCCCCTACACTCTTACCGGCGGGCGCGTCCGGGCCACCGGTGGTTTCGACCTGGTTGCGTACGTGCTGGCCGACCGGGATGCCCAGCCGGCTGCGCATCACGACCTGCATCCCGAGCACCGACGGCTGGTGGCGCTGGCCGCCCGGCCGGTACCGGTGGCCGAGCTGGCGACCGGCCTCGACTTGGCGGTCGGTGTCGTCCGGGTGCTGCTCGGTGATCTGGTGGACCGGGGTCTGGTGACGGTTCACCAGCCTTCGGCCGCCCCTTATCTGCCCGATAACGACATCCTCAAGGCGGTAGTCAGTGGACTCCGTGCGCTCTGA
- a CDS encoding GTP-binding protein, which translates to MDSVRSDPTGNGAHIPIALKILIAGGFGAGKTTLVSALSEVRPLQTEEMLTDAGVGTDDLSGVESKSTTTVAMDFGRITINDDLLVYLFGAPGQDRFWFLWDELAFGALGAVVLADTRRLADCFPSIGYFEQRGIPFVVGVNCFDGARRFSLETVRQALDLDFDVPLLLCDARERQSGKQVLIALVEHVARHRGEPVPVA; encoded by the coding sequence GTGGACTCCGTGCGCTCTGACCCCACGGGAAACGGCGCCCATATTCCGATCGCGCTCAAGATCCTTATCGCCGGAGGCTTCGGCGCCGGGAAGACGACGCTGGTCAGCGCGTTGAGTGAGGTTCGCCCGCTCCAGACAGAGGAGATGCTGACCGATGCCGGGGTCGGCACCGACGATCTTTCCGGGGTGGAGTCGAAGTCCACTACCACGGTGGCGATGGACTTCGGCCGGATCACCATCAACGATGATCTTTTGGTCTACCTGTTCGGCGCGCCTGGCCAGGACCGGTTCTGGTTCCTCTGGGACGAGTTGGCGTTCGGAGCGCTGGGCGCGGTGGTGCTTGCCGATACTCGGCGACTGGCTGACTGTTTTCCGTCCATCGGTTACTTCGAACAGCGGGGCATCCCGTTCGTGGTCGGTGTGAACTGCTTCGACGGGGCACGCCGGTTCAGCCTGGAGACTGTGCGCCAGGCGTTGGACCTGGACTTCGATGTGCCGTTGCTGCTGTGCGATGCCCGGGAACGGCAGTCCGGCAAGCAGGTGCTGATCGCGCTCGTCGAGCATGTGGCCCGACATCGCGGTGAGCCGGTGCCGGTGGCCTGA
- a CDS encoding lactonase family protein, with protein MAGQGAIVYVGCYTVGAGGHGEGIVAARRDLVSGALTPLGAAAATPAPSFLARHPELPVLYAVNEVTDGAVSAFRVASDGGLTALGSRPTGGAEPCHLAVAPNGRHLFVANYGGGSVAVFPLDGQGMPEERTDLVRHEGHGLDPERQQTAHTHMVAPGREGWPLFVVDLGTDSVYLYEFDAATGRLAPRACRVPTAAGTGPRHLARHPDGRRCWLVGELDGSVVTYEFTTEGALRQRGRVSASERPGHVQPSEIAVGPGGRFLYVANRGVGTIAVFALDGELPVRVAEVDSGGEWPRHFALVGPNLYVADERADLIAVFRVDPVTGVPVPAAEPVAVPSPTCVLPWTGHDDAS; from the coding sequence GTGGCGGGTCAGGGTGCGATCGTCTATGTCGGTTGCTACACGGTGGGTGCCGGAGGCCACGGCGAGGGGATCGTTGCCGCCCGTCGCGACCTTGTCTCGGGTGCGCTCACCCCGCTCGGCGCGGCCGCGGCGACTCCGGCGCCGTCGTTCCTCGCCCGGCACCCGGAACTGCCGGTCCTGTACGCGGTCAACGAGGTGACCGACGGTGCCGTCAGCGCGTTCCGGGTCGCCTCGGATGGGGGCCTGACCGCGCTCGGCAGCCGACCCACGGGGGGCGCCGAGCCGTGCCACCTCGCGGTTGCCCCGAACGGCCGGCACCTTTTCGTGGCCAACTACGGTGGCGGGAGCGTGGCGGTGTTCCCGCTCGATGGGCAGGGGATGCCCGAGGAACGCACTGACCTGGTTCGGCATGAGGGCCACGGCCTGGATCCGGAGCGGCAGCAGACGGCGCACACCCACATGGTCGCCCCGGGCCGGGAGGGTTGGCCGCTGTTCGTGGTCGATCTCGGCACTGACTCGGTCTACCTGTACGAGTTCGACGCCGCGACGGGGCGGCTGGCGCCCCGGGCTTGCCGGGTGCCCACCGCCGCCGGTACCGGTCCACGGCATCTGGCCCGCCACCCGGACGGGCGGCGCTGCTGGCTCGTCGGTGAGCTGGACGGTTCTGTCGTCACCTACGAGTTCACCACCGAGGGTGCCCTGCGTCAGCGCGGTCGGGTGTCAGCCAGCGAGCGGCCGGGGCACGTACAGCCCTCGGAGATCGCGGTCGGGCCGGGCGGGCGGTTCCTCTACGTCGCGAACAGGGGTGTCGGCACGATCGCCGTCTTCGCGCTCGACGGCGAACTGCCGGTGCGGGTCGCCGAGGTTGACTCCGGCGGGGAGTGGCCCCGGCATTTCGCGCTGGTGGGCCCCAACCTGTACGTGGCGGACGAGCGGGCCGACCTGATCGCGGTGTTTCGGGTTGACCCGGTGACCGGTGTGCCCGTACCGGCCGCTGAGCCGGTTGCTGTCCCGAGCCCCACCTGTGTCCTGCCCTGGACGGGACACGACGACGCATCGTGA
- a CDS encoding substrate-binding domain-containing protein → MSPGRHRIRTNVRAAGAAAAAGVLAVAAGGYFGYRQLASPGCSGQIELAVAVASELAPAVDTAATEWENEGAVVGGTCIEVNVTASDPVEVAATVAAKHGAVLAGVGQASGTAISPDVWVPDSSAWLLRLKTGGATAFDPGNRASIAYSPVVVGVPEPIATQLGWPESKLTWSGLVGQVNNSKPIKAGTVNPTRDAAGLSGLLALSAAAGAGENGQAATVGALRALSTNSANLRQELLAKFPTSPDSTSVARGLGAAALSEEDVLSYNARKPAVPLVPLYLEPAAMPLDYPYAVLPGIEPAKASAAQMLFEVLATASFKDRLAPLSLRAPDGTWGAGFGAPQGAPSPQVGGASTEPGSGDAAGAVDPVAVDRAVASWSIATQSGRMLCVIDVSGSMKGSVAGAGGASRQQVTLDAARRGLSLFDDSWQIGLWEFSTNLGSGRDYRRLVEIGPLSNQRSRLEQALTQIQPTRGDTGLFDTVLAAYEAVQEEWDPGQVNSIVLFTDGKNDDDNGISQQQLLAELERIKDAERPVQVVLIGIGADVSKAELESITKVTGGGSFVTEDPTKIGDIFLKAIALRKPGA, encoded by the coding sequence GTGTCTCCAGGCCGCCATCGCATCCGAACGAACGTCCGCGCTGCCGGAGCCGCGGCAGCGGCCGGCGTGCTCGCCGTCGCTGCTGGTGGCTACTTCGGCTACCGCCAGCTCGCCTCACCGGGCTGCTCCGGCCAGATCGAGTTGGCTGTCGCGGTCGCGTCCGAGCTGGCGCCGGCGGTCGACACCGCGGCGACCGAGTGGGAGAACGAGGGCGCAGTGGTCGGCGGCACCTGCATCGAGGTCAACGTCACGGCCTCCGACCCGGTCGAGGTAGCCGCCACCGTCGCGGCCAAGCATGGTGCCGTCCTGGCCGGGGTGGGCCAGGCCAGCGGCACCGCGATCAGCCCGGACGTCTGGGTGCCCGACTCGTCCGCGTGGCTGCTGCGGCTCAAGACCGGGGGCGCGACCGCGTTCGACCCGGGTAACAGGGCGTCCATCGCCTACAGCCCGGTGGTCGTGGGGGTGCCGGAGCCGATCGCCACCCAGCTTGGCTGGCCAGAGAGCAAGCTCACCTGGTCGGGGCTGGTCGGCCAGGTCAACAACTCCAAGCCGATCAAGGCTGGCACCGTGAATCCGACCCGGGATGCCGCCGGTCTCTCCGGGCTTCTCGCGTTGAGCGCTGCCGCCGGGGCCGGGGAGAACGGCCAGGCAGCCACCGTCGGCGCGTTGCGTGCGCTGTCGACCAACAGTGCGAACCTGCGTCAGGAACTGCTCGCGAAGTTCCCCACCTCCCCGGATTCCACATCGGTGGCCCGTGGTCTCGGTGCGGCGGCGTTGTCCGAGGAGGATGTGCTCTCGTACAACGCCAGGAAGCCGGCGGTGCCGTTGGTGCCGCTCTACCTGGAGCCGGCGGCGATGCCGTTGGACTATCCGTACGCGGTGCTGCCCGGGATCGAGCCAGCCAAGGCGTCCGCGGCGCAGATGCTGTTTGAGGTGCTCGCCACAGCCAGTTTCAAGGACCGGTTGGCGCCGCTGTCGCTGCGTGCGCCGGATGGCACCTGGGGCGCTGGTTTCGGCGCGCCCCAAGGGGCGCCGAGTCCGCAGGTCGGTGGGGCATCGACGGAGCCCGGCAGTGGCGACGCCGCGGGTGCCGTGGATCCGGTGGCGGTTGACCGGGCGGTCGCCAGCTGGTCGATTGCCACCCAGTCTGGCCGGATGCTCTGTGTCATCGATGTCTCCGGCTCGATGAAGGGTTCGGTGGCGGGCGCCGGCGGTGCCAGCCGTCAGCAGGTCACCCTGGATGCCGCGCGGCGAGGGCTCAGCCTGTTCGACGACAGCTGGCAGATCGGACTGTGGGAGTTCTCGACGAATCTCGGCAGCGGACGGGACTACCGGCGACTGGTCGAGATCGGCCCGTTGAGCAACCAGCGAAGCAGGCTTGAGCAGGCGTTGACCCAGATCCAGCCCACTCGGGGTGACACCGGCCTGTTTGACACGGTGCTCGCCGCCTACGAGGCGGTTCAGGAGGAATGGGATCCAGGCCAGGTCAACTCCATCGTGCTCTTCACCGACGGTAAGAACGACGACGACAACGGCATCAGCCAGCAGCAACTGCTCGCTGAACTGGAGCGGATCAAGGACGCGGAGCGGCCGGTGCAGGTGGTGCTGATCGGGATCGGCGCGGATGTCAGCAAGGCAGAGTTGGAGTCGATCACCAAGGTCACCGGTGGTGGTTCCTTCGTCACGGAGGATCCAACCAAGATCGGGGACATCTTCCTCAAGGCCATCGCGCTGCGGAAGCCGGGTGCCTGA
- a CDS encoding sugar transferase encodes MNSTMLLTPGRSAVVNGLFRPWTRAAVRSYIQTLVVLDSAVLIVAVLVAYVAHFGGGLPRGAEIPYAVAAPGLVLAWLVSLRALRCYDDRIIGYGADEYRRVSSASLRLAGAVVIAGYVFDVEVPRGFLAIAFAVGTVGLESARFTARKRLHRSRSRGGGWSRRVLVVGDTAHVLELVDTLRREPYAGYQVVGACIPDALLAPVPQQLGDVPVVGSFRSIPEAVATIDADTVAVTASGQLTATRLRRLGWQLEGTGVDLVVAPALTDVAGPRIHTRPVAGLPLIHVEAPEFRGVGKLVKGLVDRLAALLVLMPLLALIALAVTVDSRGSALFRQTRVGQGGREFGVWKFRTMVINADAMLAELTARNETDGLMFKLRDDPRVTRIGRVLRKWSLDELPQLVNVLFGQMSLVGPRPPLPSEVARYDGDIARRLLVKPGMTGLWQVSGRSDLSWEDGLRLDLYYVENWSLTADLTILWKTFGAVLKRRGAY; translated from the coding sequence GTGAACTCGACGATGCTGTTGACCCCCGGCCGGTCAGCGGTGGTCAATGGCCTGTTCCGGCCGTGGACACGTGCTGCCGTGCGGTCCTACATCCAGACTCTGGTGGTGCTCGACAGCGCGGTGCTGATCGTCGCCGTCCTCGTCGCGTACGTCGCCCACTTCGGCGGCGGGCTTCCCCGCGGTGCCGAGATTCCGTACGCCGTGGCCGCCCCTGGCCTGGTGCTGGCGTGGCTTGTCTCGCTCAGGGCGCTACGGTGCTACGACGATCGGATCATCGGCTATGGCGCCGACGAGTATCGGCGGGTGAGTTCGGCCAGCCTGCGTCTCGCTGGTGCCGTGGTGATCGCCGGCTACGTCTTCGATGTCGAGGTGCCGAGGGGCTTTCTCGCCATCGCCTTCGCCGTCGGCACCGTCGGGCTCGAGTCGGCCCGGTTCACCGCCCGTAAGCGACTGCATCGGTCCCGGTCGCGGGGCGGCGGATGGTCACGGCGAGTCCTCGTGGTCGGCGACACCGCGCACGTCCTGGAGTTGGTAGACACGCTGCGGCGTGAGCCGTACGCGGGCTACCAGGTGGTCGGGGCGTGCATCCCGGACGCACTGCTTGCTCCGGTCCCACAGCAGCTGGGCGACGTGCCGGTGGTCGGTTCGTTCCGGAGTATCCCCGAAGCAGTTGCCACCATCGATGCTGACACCGTGGCGGTGACCGCCTCCGGGCAGCTGACCGCTACCCGGCTTCGCCGGCTCGGCTGGCAGCTGGAGGGAACCGGCGTTGACCTGGTGGTCGCGCCGGCACTGACCGACGTCGCGGGCCCCCGGATCCATACCCGTCCGGTGGCCGGACTGCCACTGATACATGTCGAGGCCCCTGAGTTCCGGGGCGTGGGCAAGCTGGTGAAAGGGCTGGTCGACCGGCTGGCCGCGCTGCTCGTACTGATGCCGCTGCTGGCGCTGATCGCGTTGGCGGTCACGGTCGACAGTCGGGGATCGGCGTTGTTCCGGCAGACCCGGGTCGGGCAGGGGGGCCGTGAGTTCGGCGTGTGGAAGTTCCGCACGATGGTGATCAACGCGGACGCCATGCTGGCGGAGCTGACCGCCCGCAACGAGACCGACGGCCTGATGTTCAAGCTGCGGGACGACCCCCGGGTGACCCGGATCGGTCGCGTGCTGCGCAAGTGGTCCCTGGACGAACTGCCCCAGCTCGTCAACGTCCTGTTCGGGCAGATGAGCCTGGTGGGCCCCCGCCCACCGCTGCCGTCGGAGGTCGCACGTTACGACGGCGACATCGCCCGGCGGCTGCTGGTCAAGCCCGGCATGACGGGTCTCTGGCAGGTCAGCGGTCGGTCTGACCTGAGCTGGGAGGATGGCCTCCGACTCGACCTCTACTACGTGGAGAACTGGTCCCTCACCGCCGACCTGACCATCTTGTGGAAGACTTTCGGGGCGGTGCTGAAGCGTCGTGGTGCCTACTAA
- the xylA gene encoding xylose isomerase, with the protein MAPHPTPADKFSFGLWTVGWQARDPFGDATRPELDAVEAVHRLAELGAYGITFHDDDLIPFGADAATRDARLSRFRRALDETGLVVPMVTTNLFTHPVFKDGGLTSNDRDVRRYALRKVLRNVDLAAELGARTFVMWGGREGAEYDVAKDVRAALDRYREAVDLLCQYTVDQGYDLRFAIEPKPNEPRGDILLPTVGHALAFIATLARPELVGLNPEVGHEQMAGLNVTHGIAQALWQGKLFHLDLNGQRGIKYDQDLVFGHGDLLNAFALVDLLENGGPGGAPAYDGPRHFDYKPSRTEDSAGVWVSAGANMRTYLLLKERAAAFRADPEVIEALAASRVGELATPTLAPGESHAGLLADRSAFEEYDVGAAATRGFNFVRLNQLAVEHLLGAR; encoded by the coding sequence ATGGCGCCCCATCCCACCCCTGCCGACAAGTTCTCCTTCGGACTCTGGACGGTGGGCTGGCAGGCCCGGGATCCGTTCGGAGACGCCACCCGCCCGGAGTTGGACGCGGTCGAGGCGGTGCACCGGCTCGCCGAGTTGGGCGCATATGGCATCACCTTCCACGACGACGACCTGATTCCCTTTGGGGCGGACGCCGCCACCCGCGACGCCCGCCTGAGCCGGTTCCGCCGGGCCCTCGACGAGACCGGCCTGGTGGTGCCGATGGTCACCACCAACCTCTTCACCCATCCCGTGTTCAAGGACGGCGGCCTCACCAGTAACGACCGCGATGTCCGGCGGTACGCGTTACGCAAGGTGCTGCGCAACGTCGACCTTGCCGCGGAGCTGGGTGCGCGTACCTTCGTGATGTGGGGTGGACGCGAGGGCGCCGAGTACGACGTCGCCAAGGACGTCCGCGCCGCCCTCGACCGCTACCGCGAGGCGGTCGACCTGCTCTGCCAGTACACCGTGGACCAGGGGTACGACCTGCGTTTCGCGATCGAGCCCAAGCCCAACGAGCCCCGCGGCGACATCCTGCTGCCGACTGTCGGGCACGCACTCGCCTTCATCGCCACCCTGGCCCGCCCGGAGCTGGTCGGCCTGAATCCGGAGGTCGGCCACGAGCAGATGGCTGGGCTCAACGTCACCCACGGCATCGCCCAGGCGCTCTGGCAGGGCAAGCTGTTTCACCTCGACCTCAACGGGCAGCGGGGCATCAAGTACGACCAAGACCTGGTCTTCGGCCACGGTGATCTGCTCAACGCGTTCGCCCTGGTTGACCTGCTCGAGAACGGTGGCCCCGGCGGTGCGCCGGCGTACGACGGCCCCCGGCACTTCGACTACAAGCCGTCCCGCACCGAGGACAGCGCCGGGGTGTGGGTTTCGGCCGGGGCGAACATGCGTACCTATCTGTTACTCAAGGAACGGGCCGCGGCGTTCCGGGCGGACCCGGAGGTCATCGAGGCGCTGGCCGCGAGCCGGGTGGGCGAGCTGGCCACGCCGACGCTCGCCCCTGGCGAGAGCCACGCCGGGCTCCTCGCCGACCGCTCCGCCTTCGAGGAGTACGACGTGGGCGCCGCCGCGACACGTGGCTTCAACTTCGTCCGGCTCAACCAACTCGCCGTCGAGCATCTGCTCGGTGCCCGCTGA